One Candidatus Brocadiaceae bacterium genomic window carries:
- a CDS encoding replication-associated recombination protein A — MSLFDEHAGEADPETPPDAPLATRMRPRTLEEFVGQQHFVGPGRLLWRMIRAARLASLLFYGPPGTGKTALAHIIARRTEARFEPVNAVTSNVARIRDLLAAAAERKLRRGRRTVLFIDELHRFNRAQQDVLLPDVENGTVILIGATTHNPFHSINSPLLSRSQIFQFRALDRDDIRTLLRRALADEQRGLGAHRVRADDDALEHLVEMCEGDARRTLNALEVGVLSAEPGPDGVIRFDLALAEASVQRKALLYDRDEDEHYDSASAFIKSMRGSDPDAALYWMAKMLEGGEDPRFIARRIVICAAEDVGNAAPNALVLATAAQQAVEFVGMPEARIPLAQAVTYIACAPKSNASYLAVDAALKDVREGRTLPVPDHLKGTGYAGAERLGHGKAYKYAHDFDGHWVDQDYLPTSRIYYRPTEQGQERTLKARLDAIRKARGIEDTPQTPGDGDAS; from the coding sequence ATGTCCCTGTTCGACGAGCATGCAGGCGAGGCCGACCCCGAAACGCCGCCCGACGCCCCCCTGGCCACGCGGATGCGGCCGCGCACCCTGGAGGAGTTCGTCGGCCAGCAGCACTTCGTCGGGCCGGGCCGGCTGCTCTGGCGGATGATCCGCGCCGCCCGACTGGCCTCCCTCCTGTTCTACGGACCGCCCGGCACCGGCAAGACGGCCCTCGCCCACATCATCGCCCGCCGCACCGAGGCCCGGTTCGAACCGGTCAACGCCGTCACCAGCAACGTCGCCCGGATCCGCGACCTCCTGGCCGCCGCCGCCGAACGCAAGCTGCGCCGCGGCCGCCGCACCGTGCTGTTCATCGACGAACTGCACCGCTTCAACCGCGCCCAGCAGGACGTCCTCCTACCGGACGTGGAGAACGGCACGGTCATCCTGATCGGCGCCACCACGCACAACCCCTTCCACTCCATCAACTCGCCCCTGCTGTCGCGCTCGCAGATATTCCAGTTCCGCGCGCTGGACCGCGACGACATCCGGACGCTCCTGCGGCGGGCGCTCGCCGACGAGCAGCGCGGCCTCGGCGCCCACCGCGTTCGGGCCGACGATGACGCCCTGGAGCACCTGGTCGAGATGTGCGAGGGCGACGCGCGCCGAACGCTCAACGCCCTGGAGGTCGGCGTCCTGAGCGCCGAACCCGGCCCCGACGGCGTCATCCGCTTCGACCTTGCCCTGGCCGAGGCGTCCGTCCAGAGGAAGGCGCTCCTCTACGACCGCGACGAGGACGAGCACTACGACAGCGCCAGCGCGTTCATCAAGAGCATGCGCGGCAGCGACCCCGACGCAGCCCTCTACTGGATGGCCAAGATGCTGGAGGGCGGCGAGGACCCGCGCTTCATCGCCCGCCGGATCGTCATCTGCGCCGCCGAGGACGTGGGCAACGCCGCGCCCAACGCCCTGGTGCTCGCCACGGCCGCCCAGCAGGCCGTCGAATTCGTCGGCATGCCCGAGGCCCGCATCCCGCTGGCCCAGGCCGTCACCTACATCGCCTGCGCCCCCAAGAGCAACGCCTCCTACCTGGCCGTCGACGCGGCCCTGAAGGACGTCCGCGAAGGCCGCACCCTGCCCGTGCCCGACCACCTGAAGGGCACCGGCTACGCCGGCGCCGAACGGCTCGGCCACGGCAAGGCATACAAGTACGCCCACGACTTCGACGGCCACTGGGTCGATCAGGACTACCTGCCCACCTCCCGCATCTACTACCGCCCCACCGAGCAGGGCCAGGAACGCACCCTCAAGGCCCGCCTGGACGCCATCCGCAAGGCCCGCGGCATCGAAGACACGCCCCAGACCCCGGGCGACGGCGACGCCTCGTGA